In Streptomyces sp. P3, one DNA window encodes the following:
- a CDS encoding DUF3253 domain-containing protein has product MTDIEQRTGRRLERAILELLERRGPTATICPSDAARAVYEGGDDGWRALMEPARRAARRLVAAGEVEITQAGRPVEPTEARGPIRIRRAS; this is encoded by the coding sequence ATGACGGACATCGAGCAGCGGACCGGGCGGCGTTTGGAGCGGGCGATCCTCGAACTGCTGGAGCGACGCGGCCCGACGGCCACCATCTGCCCCTCCGACGCCGCGCGGGCGGTGTACGAAGGGGGCGACGACGGCTGGCGAGCTCTCATGGAACCGGCCCGTCGTGCCGCCCGGCGGCTGGTCGCGGCCGGCGAGGTGGAGATCACGCAGGCCGGCCGTCCCGTCGAGCCGACGGAGGCCCGAGGCCCCATCCGGATCCGGCGCGCCAGCTGA
- a CDS encoding spore-associated protein gives MRFTHSMLGATALAALSLGATTALAAPASAAPNTTPQKVCGSAYKTVNSAPVGSLGTVYLTYNAANGKNCVTTIRSNPGTAVDMSAWIYVPATDHSDGDYGTYTSYAGPTYIYGKGQCVDWGGYIKNVYVQVSGSNCGSLREHRVTYTR, from the coding sequence ATGCGCTTCACTCACTCCATGCTGGGCGCCACGGCGCTGGCGGCGCTGTCGCTGGGGGCCACGACCGCTCTGGCGGCACCCGCGTCCGCCGCACCCAACACCACTCCGCAGAAGGTGTGCGGCAGCGCCTACAAGACCGTGAACTCCGCGCCCGTCGGCTCGCTGGGCACCGTCTACCTGACGTACAACGCGGCCAACGGCAAGAACTGCGTCACGACCATCCGCAGCAACCCCGGTACCGCCGTGGACATGTCCGCGTGGATCTACGTCCCCGCCACCGACCACAGCGACGGTGACTACGGGACCTACACGTCCTACGCGGGGCCGACGTACATCTACGGCAAGGGCCAGTGCGTCGACTGGGGCGGCTACATCAAGAACGTGTACGTCCAGGTGTCCGGCTCCAACTGCGGCTCCCTGCGGGAGCACCGGGTCACCTACACCCGCTGA
- a CDS encoding response regulator transcription factor: MIRVLLVDDQPLIRSGFRALLDLEDDIEVVAEAADGQEALALVRERLPDVALIDIQMPVMDGIEATRLIAADPTLAGVHVVMLTNYGMDEYVFDALRAGAAGFLVKDILPEDFLHAVRVAARGDALLAPAITRKLIDRYVTQPPPARMGGRLEALTSRERESVALAAHGLSNDEIADRLVISPATAKTHINRAMVKLHVRDRAQLVVLAYESGLVTPHCS; encoded by the coding sequence GTGATCCGGGTCCTGCTGGTCGACGACCAGCCGCTCATCCGCAGCGGATTCCGCGCGCTGCTCGACCTCGAGGACGACATCGAGGTCGTGGCCGAGGCCGCCGACGGCCAGGAGGCCCTCGCGCTGGTCAGGGAGCGGCTGCCCGACGTCGCTCTCATCGACATCCAGATGCCCGTCATGGACGGCATCGAAGCGACCCGGCTCATCGCCGCGGACCCGACCCTGGCAGGCGTACACGTCGTCATGCTGACCAACTACGGCATGGACGAGTACGTCTTCGACGCGTTGCGCGCCGGCGCCGCCGGCTTCCTGGTCAAGGACATCCTGCCGGAGGACTTCCTGCACGCCGTACGTGTCGCCGCCCGCGGCGACGCCCTGCTCGCGCCCGCCATCACCCGCAAGCTCATCGACCGATACGTCACCCAGCCGCCGCCGGCCCGCATGGGCGGCAGGCTGGAAGCTCTGACCAGCCGCGAACGCGAGTCGGTCGCCCTGGCCGCCCACGGTCTGTCCAACGACGAGATCGCCGACCGCCTGGTCATCAGCCCGGCGACCGCCAAGACCCACATCAACCGGGCCATGGTCAAGCTCCACGTCCGCGACCGCGCCCAACTGGTGGTCCTCGCCTACGAATCCGGCCTGGTTACTCCGCACTGCTCCTGA
- a CDS encoding sensor histidine kinase has translation MDKGRFAVPAAVTDWATALGVAALLLGTGLSGPHPSGGRELLGSALLAAGGLALAARRRVPLVVLAVTGLCAVGYLGTGFEALAVSYLVAVYGAVRAGHRAVTLAVSVGLVALLHLTALVLHDGTPREVVAQARNTLELAWLIAAFAAGEAVRQAERRADEAERTREETARRRADEERLRIARELHDSLTHQISVVKVQSEVAVHVARRRGEQVPEALLAIQEAGREASRELRATLEALRDDDTTPPHGLDHIPTLVKGFRTTGLETTLTMEGHPYAVPAAVSRTAYRIVQESLTNIARHAAATTASVTIDYRPDALAVRVDDNGKASLNPTPTPGLGLLGMRERVTALGGRLRTEPRSAGGFTVQAELPTNGAS, from the coding sequence ATGGACAAAGGTCGGTTCGCTGTCCCGGCCGCGGTCACCGACTGGGCGACCGCCCTGGGCGTGGCGGCACTGCTGCTGGGCACCGGGCTGTCCGGGCCACACCCGTCCGGAGGACGCGAGCTGCTCGGCTCCGCTCTGCTGGCGGCCGGCGGGCTGGCGCTGGCCGCGCGCCGCCGGGTACCGCTCGTGGTCCTGGCCGTCACCGGGCTGTGCGCGGTGGGCTACCTGGGGACCGGGTTCGAGGCCCTCGCCGTCTCTTACCTGGTCGCCGTCTACGGCGCGGTACGCGCCGGTCACCGTGCCGTCACGCTGGCTGTCTCCGTGGGCCTGGTGGCCCTGCTCCACCTCACGGCCCTGGTCCTTCATGACGGGACCCCTCGCGAGGTCGTGGCGCAGGCGCGAAACACCCTTGAACTCGCCTGGCTGATCGCTGCCTTCGCCGCCGGGGAGGCGGTGCGGCAGGCCGAACGGCGGGCGGACGAGGCCGAGCGCACCCGCGAGGAGACCGCGCGCCGCCGGGCGGACGAGGAACGGCTGCGCATCGCGCGGGAGCTGCACGACTCGCTCACCCACCAGATCTCGGTCGTCAAGGTGCAGTCCGAGGTCGCCGTCCATGTGGCCCGGCGCCGCGGCGAGCAGGTGCCGGAGGCCCTGCTCGCCATCCAGGAGGCGGGCCGGGAGGCGAGCCGGGAGCTGCGTGCGACCCTCGAGGCGCTGCGCGACGACGACACCACCCCGCCGCACGGTCTCGACCACATCCCCACCCTGGTGAAGGGGTTCCGGACGACCGGTCTCGAGACGACGCTGACGATGGAAGGACATCCTTACGCCGTGCCCGCGGCAGTGAGCCGTACCGCTTACCGAATCGTTCAGGAGTCGCTCACCAACATCGCCCGGCACGCCGCGGCAACCACTGCCTCAGTGACCATCGACTACCGACCTGACGCCCTCGCCGTCCGCGTCGACGACAACGGAAAGGCCTCCTTGAATCCCACACCGACGCCCGGGCTCGGGCTGCTCGGTATGCGCGAACGCGTCACGGCCCTGGGCGGCCGCCTGCGCACCGAGCCGCGCAGCGCGGGCGGCTTCACCGTCCAGGCCGAACTCCCCACGAACGGAGCCTCGTGA
- a CDS encoding DUF6223 family protein has protein sequence MSASAALMAAAEGGIIGDGRTGANLALGVGALGLAFGWLALARAGRRISTGNARTVGTAAIAVGTVGTVLAVLHLATVTGGPGTGNGLLGAVVATPLGLGAVLLGRKALTRCRRASDPVGCDTDGRHRSPEGHRGQGEGEGTPVDRLSL, from the coding sequence ATGAGCGCTTCAGCAGCACTGATGGCGGCCGCCGAGGGCGGGATCATCGGCGACGGGCGGACAGGGGCCAACCTGGCCCTCGGAGTGGGGGCATTGGGGCTGGCCTTCGGCTGGCTGGCCTTGGCCCGTGCCGGCCGCCGGATCAGCACCGGCAACGCGCGCACCGTCGGGACGGCGGCCATCGCGGTGGGAACGGTCGGGACGGTTCTCGCGGTGCTGCACCTTGCCACCGTCACCGGCGGCCCCGGCACCGGCAACGGACTCCTCGGCGCCGTCGTGGCCACCCCGCTGGGATTGGGCGCCGTACTCCTCGGCCGCAAGGCTCTGACCCGCTGCCGCCGCGCGTCGGACCCCGTGGGCTGCGACACCGACGGCCGGCACCGCAGCCCCGAAGGCCACCGAGGACAGGGGGAGGGCGAAGGGACGCCGGTCGATCGTCTCTCCCTCTAG
- a CDS encoding GNAT family N-acetyltransferase, translating into MTPKRACTTPRTRSRSDEARELFRRWDDQWRRCGYGYWVVRRHGLAPQLGFCGIKPMELHGMQVLNLFYRFAVSSWGQGFASEAAATVTTWASRHVPELPVIARVRPANIASQHVALRAGLTRAEQLDDTGHDGLDWIYAAGLPKEAAADRGSDLTERRVHGRSTF; encoded by the coding sequence GTGACCCCGAAACGTGCCTGCACAACCCCTCGGACGCGCTCCCGGTCCGATGAGGCCAGGGAACTGTTTCGCCGCTGGGACGACCAGTGGCGGCGGTGCGGATACGGGTACTGGGTCGTCCGACGCCACGGCTTGGCCCCGCAGCTGGGATTCTGCGGCATCAAGCCCATGGAACTGCACGGCATGCAAGTCCTGAACCTCTTCTACCGCTTCGCCGTCTCGTCCTGGGGCCAGGGCTTCGCGAGCGAGGCCGCAGCGACGGTCACGACCTGGGCATCCCGCCACGTTCCCGAACTCCCGGTGATCGCCCGCGTCCGGCCGGCCAACATCGCCTCGCAACACGTGGCACTGCGCGCCGGTCTGACCCGAGCAGAGCAGCTCGACGACACCGGACACGACGGCCTCGACTGGATCTACGCAGCAGGGCTGCCGAAAGAAGCAGCCGCTGACAGGGGGTCAGACCTCACCGAACGTCGCGTCCATGGCCGTTCGACGTTCTGA
- a CDS encoding bifunctional 2-polyprenyl-6-hydroxyphenol methylase/3-demethylubiquinol 3-O-methyltransferase UbiG, translating to MSSNDDRWAKLTGGEAGEEYARRFARLAASGQDIHGEAAFCDALLQPAARVLDAGCGTGRIAIRLAELGHRCTAVDVDRSMLAVARRDAPAQEWLHGDLAHLDRLGLEPGFDLALAAGNVVPLLAPGTEPAVVRQLAAVLRPGGLLITGMGLDAEHLPLPEPTVTLEEFDDWCTQAGLTLRQRFATWAGDPYRPGGGYAVSVHARPVD from the coding sequence ATGAGCAGCAATGACGACCGTTGGGCGAAGCTGACAGGCGGGGAAGCGGGGGAGGAGTATGCCCGGCGGTTTGCGCGGTTGGCCGCATCAGGGCAGGACATCCACGGCGAGGCCGCCTTCTGCGACGCGTTGCTGCAGCCTGCCGCCCGAGTACTCGACGCGGGCTGCGGCACCGGGCGTATCGCCATCCGGCTGGCGGAGCTGGGGCACCGCTGCACGGCCGTGGACGTCGACCGTTCGATGCTCGCCGTCGCCCGCCGTGACGCCCCCGCGCAGGAATGGCTCCACGGTGACCTGGCACACCTGGACCGCCTCGGTCTGGAACCCGGCTTCGATCTGGCGCTCGCGGCCGGAAACGTCGTCCCCTTGCTGGCCCCGGGTACCGAACCGGCTGTCGTGCGGCAGCTTGCCGCCGTACTGCGTCCCGGCGGACTGCTTATCACCGGCATGGGGCTGGACGCGGAGCACCTGCCGCTGCCGGAACCGACGGTGACGCTGGAGGAGTTCGACGACTGGTGCACACAGGCCGGACTGACCCTGCGCCAGCGCTTCGCCACCTGGGCCGGCGACCCCTACCGTCCGGGCGGCGGCTACGCCGTCAGCGTGCACGCCCGCCCCGTCGACTGA
- a CDS encoding Ig-like domain-containing protein — protein MGRRKGGIGIALVTGVMLVGASACGGGGGDRADGGDAKAPGGPSASSSPSPKKPAGPPMLLETITPQTGTTVGVAMPISVVFTDPVAAKARVAVEKHMKVSTSQPVVGAWHWFGDRRADWRPKTYWPSGTTVHIDADMNGVGNGNGRFGVRSYTHTFKIGDDVRADVSVTGHTMKVTRNGSTLRNLSINAGSDRYPTWNGTMAVIDKQEKVHMTSCSVGISCDKGSPNYYDLTLPWDVHLTQSGTYVHYSTGDPNPGSGSARGSHGCVHLSLSDAKWFYDQVKQGDPVTITGSPRAKASADNGYADFNLGWDQWLAGSASGQGTTVVRAAASAPAASSGPGANDA, from the coding sequence GTGGGACGGCGCAAGGGCGGCATAGGGATCGCACTGGTCACGGGTGTGATGCTGGTGGGCGCGAGTGCCTGCGGCGGGGGCGGCGGTGACAGGGCGGACGGAGGAGACGCGAAGGCGCCGGGAGGCCCGAGCGCCAGTTCGTCGCCCTCGCCGAAGAAGCCCGCGGGCCCGCCGATGCTGCTGGAGACGATCACCCCGCAGACGGGCACCACAGTCGGCGTCGCCATGCCCATCTCGGTCGTCTTCACCGATCCGGTGGCGGCCAAGGCACGGGTCGCGGTCGAGAAGCACATGAAGGTCAGCACCTCGCAACCGGTGGTGGGCGCCTGGCACTGGTTCGGCGACAGGCGCGCCGACTGGCGCCCGAAGACGTACTGGCCCTCCGGCACGACGGTGCACATCGACGCCGACATGAACGGCGTCGGCAACGGCAACGGGCGCTTCGGCGTGCGCAGCTACACGCACACCTTCAAGATCGGTGACGACGTGCGCGCGGACGTCTCGGTGACCGGCCACACCATGAAGGTGACCCGGAACGGCAGCACGCTGCGCAACCTGTCGATCAACGCGGGCAGTGACCGGTATCCGACGTGGAACGGCACGATGGCCGTCATCGACAAGCAGGAGAAGGTCCACATGACCTCCTGCAGCGTCGGTATCAGCTGTGACAAGGGGAGCCCGAACTACTACGACCTGACGCTGCCCTGGGACGTCCATCTGACCCAGTCCGGCACCTACGTGCACTACTCGACCGGCGACCCGAATCCGGGCAGTGGAAGCGCCCGGGGCTCGCACGGCTGCGTCCACCTGTCCCTCTCGGACGCCAAGTGGTTCTACGACCAGGTCAAGCAGGGCGATCCGGTCACCATCACCGGCTCTCCGCGCGCCAAGGCCTCGGCCGACAACGGTTACGCCGACTTCAACCTCGGATGGGACCAGTGGCTCGCCGGCAGCGCCTCCGGCCAGGGGACGACCGTGGTGCGTGCCGCCGCGTCCGCCCCTGCCGCGTCTTCCGGTCCGGGCGCGAACGACGCCTGA
- a CDS encoding N-acetyltransferase codes for MNTKPFTSGLGENAVTITRVAERQWHALDDDLVVGRGHAGHRPDGRLFVSIDAWHGAVFDRLAEAMVAELPAPLYTVVDEADVELTAGWRRAGFTVRRREWEYVVPTDPRVTGLEAVLPPPGVTIVPAGQADERLLREVDRTIRDEVEASVGWQSMPAEVVPRIEGDTVGDPSKYAVAAARDRYLGLIRVVTAIRPRIGLVAVRAAEQRRGIARALLAHALGTQARAGFAAAWTEVHESNRAASALFEGLGGQPMSSNLELVR; via the coding sequence ATGAACACAAAGCCTTTCACGTCCGGCCTGGGCGAGAACGCTGTGACGATCACACGCGTCGCGGAACGGCAATGGCATGCCCTGGATGACGACCTGGTGGTCGGCCGCGGGCATGCCGGGCACAGGCCCGACGGACGCTTGTTCGTCAGCATCGACGCCTGGCACGGCGCCGTCTTCGACCGGCTCGCCGAGGCGATGGTGGCGGAGCTGCCGGCGCCGCTGTACACGGTGGTCGACGAGGCCGACGTCGAGCTGACGGCCGGCTGGCGGCGCGCCGGGTTCACCGTCCGCCGCCGCGAGTGGGAGTACGTCGTGCCGACCGACCCGCGGGTCACCGGGCTCGAGGCGGTCCTGCCGCCTCCGGGTGTGACGATCGTGCCCGCCGGACAGGCGGACGAGCGGCTGCTGCGGGAGGTGGACCGGACGATCCGCGACGAAGTCGAGGCGTCCGTCGGGTGGCAGTCCATGCCCGCGGAGGTCGTTCCGCGTATCGAGGGCGACACCGTCGGCGACCCGTCGAAGTACGCGGTGGCCGCGGCGCGGGACCGCTACCTGGGTCTGATCCGGGTGGTGACGGCGATCCGGCCACGTATCGGGCTGGTCGCGGTCCGGGCCGCCGAGCAACGCCGCGGCATCGCGCGGGCGCTGCTCGCCCACGCGCTGGGAACGCAAGCCCGCGCCGGTTTCGCTGCGGCCTGGACCGAGGTCCACGAGTCCAACCGGGCAGCCTCGGCGCTGTTCGAGGGCCTCGGCGGGCAACCGATGAGCAGCAACCTGGAGTTGGTGCGATGA
- the infA gene encoding translation initiation factor IF-1, whose protein sequence is MTKNKNVIEVEGRIVECLRSAMFTVELDNGHQVLAHISGKIRKNYIKILLEDRVLVELPPYDLTRGRIVFRYRN, encoded by the coding sequence ATGACCAAGAACAAGAACGTCATCGAAGTCGAGGGCAGGATCGTCGAGTGCCTTCGCAGCGCCATGTTCACCGTGGAGCTGGACAACGGCCACCAGGTGCTCGCGCACATCAGCGGGAAGATCCGCAAGAACTACATCAAGATCCTGCTCGAGGACAGGGTGCTGGTGGAGCTCCCGCCCTACGACCTGACACGCGGACGGATCGTGTTCCGGTACCGGAACTAG
- a CDS encoding SGNH/GDSL hydrolase family protein, which translates to MQHDVRTGRTARRGRKGVTLLAALGSCVLLAASAAPAAAHGGGYATRYVALGDSYTSGPLVPRQVDAYCARSDHNYPSVVAGRLRAAVLEDVSCSGATTENMWKPQGTKSPQLDAVGRNSDIVSVQIGGNDIGFGSIIGTCAQLAPQDPTGNPCQRHYGASGVDELTLAIARTGPKVARVLRAVHERAPHARVLVVGYPDLLPDDGSGCAPSVPFATRDFAYLRDTGKRLNLMLRLVARWGGAEYVDTYGPTVGHDMCKPTAQRWIEPLQPASPAAPAHPNAKGEEAMAGAVLERLSHRHGGH; encoded by the coding sequence ATGCAGCACGACGTGCGTACGGGGAGAACGGCCCGTCGTGGCAGAAAGGGCGTCACCTTGCTTGCGGCGCTGGGCAGTTGTGTCCTGCTGGCCGCCTCCGCGGCACCTGCCGCGGCGCACGGCGGGGGATACGCGACGAGGTATGTCGCGCTCGGCGACTCCTACACCTCCGGCCCTCTCGTTCCCCGCCAGGTGGACGCCTACTGCGCCCGTTCCGATCACAACTACCCCTCCGTCGTGGCGGGTCGGCTGCGGGCGGCCGTCCTTGAGGACGTCAGCTGTAGCGGGGCCACGACCGAGAACATGTGGAAGCCGCAGGGAACCAAGAGCCCTCAGCTCGACGCGGTGGGCCGCAACAGCGACATCGTGTCGGTCCAGATCGGCGGCAACGACATCGGCTTCGGCTCCATCATCGGCACGTGCGCCCAGTTGGCCCCGCAGGACCCCACAGGCAACCCGTGCCAGCGCCACTACGGCGCCTCGGGCGTCGACGAACTCACCCTGGCGATCGCCAGGACCGGTCCGAAGGTCGCCCGGGTGTTGCGGGCCGTGCACGAAAGGGCGCCGCATGCCCGTGTCCTCGTCGTCGGCTACCCGGACCTGTTGCCCGACGACGGCAGCGGCTGCGCACCGTCGGTGCCGTTCGCGACGCGCGACTTCGCCTACCTGCGGGACACCGGCAAGCGCCTCAACCTGATGCTGCGTCTGGTGGCCCGCTGGGGCGGCGCGGAGTACGTGGACACCTACGGTCCGACCGTCGGCCACGACATGTGCAAGCCGACGGCCCAGCGGTGGATCGAACCGCTGCAGCCCGCCTCGCCCGCCGCACCCGCACACCCCAACGCCAAGGGCGAGGAGGCCATGGCGGGGGCGGTGCTCGAGCGCCTGTCGCACCGGCACGGCGGCCACTGA
- a CDS encoding NlpC/P60 family protein: MRRQRQRQRDRHRDGTPHGRFRLLRLLLAAAVAVACLALPTAATATAAPSAPAAPAAPAADTCAPLKAGASIAAEDAVKVACRYVGWMYAWGGGHAGGLPGPSQGMLDETDPDSVNDPTYWSFDCIGLVRWAWYKATRQDIISERTTQSTWQNPGYAHTRFTKAQGEAPLLPGDIMYFGEDLSHVALYLGNGKRLESPQSGETVRVSDIPWAGYRGSLRPEVSGVFPVWEYDGLGKQVKTWGQPNLRNDSTTGGDINWTVDNGISVAVRALCQRVGERATVDGMVNNVWTYLPDYRSWISNLFIQGPAVTPGVPSCGEYSRIGGTLEGASSNTSCGDGTPPESAGAWTAKSATVFGRTVELRYNGTTACAWGRIVGGTIGDEIWVDRSNDGGKTWDPMLGYTTVTSGGDAYTTQWNDNGVVMRACGTNGKGGSIVCTGWY; this comes from the coding sequence ATGAGAAGACAGAGGCAGAGACAACGCGACCGCCACCGCGACGGAACACCGCACGGCCGCTTTCGACTGCTGCGGCTGCTGCTCGCCGCCGCCGTCGCCGTGGCCTGCCTGGCCCTGCCGACCGCGGCGACGGCGACCGCGGCACCTTCCGCACCGGCCGCACCGGCCGCACCGGCCGCCGACACCTGTGCGCCGCTGAAGGCGGGAGCGAGCATCGCCGCCGAGGACGCCGTCAAAGTCGCCTGCCGCTACGTCGGTTGGATGTACGCCTGGGGCGGCGGCCACGCCGGGGGCCTGCCCGGCCCCAGCCAGGGCATGCTGGACGAGACCGACCCGGACTCCGTCAACGATCCGACCTACTGGAGCTTCGACTGCATCGGCCTCGTGCGCTGGGCCTGGTACAAAGCCACCCGTCAGGACATCATCAGCGAGCGCACCACACAGTCCACCTGGCAGAACCCGGGCTACGCGCACACCAGGTTCACCAAGGCGCAGGGTGAGGCTCCGCTGCTGCCCGGTGACATCATGTACTTCGGCGAGGACCTCTCGCACGTCGCCCTGTACCTCGGCAACGGCAAGAGGCTCGAATCGCCCCAGTCGGGCGAGACCGTCAGAGTCTCCGACATCCCCTGGGCCGGCTACCGGGGTTCGCTGCGGCCCGAGGTCTCGGGCGTCTTCCCGGTGTGGGAGTACGACGGTCTCGGCAAGCAGGTGAAGACCTGGGGCCAGCCGAACCTGCGGAACGACTCCACGACCGGCGGCGACATCAACTGGACCGTCGACAACGGCATTTCCGTCGCCGTGCGGGCGCTGTGCCAGCGCGTCGGGGAACGGGCCACCGTGGACGGCATGGTCAACAACGTCTGGACCTATCTGCCGGACTACCGCAGCTGGATCAGCAATCTCTTCATCCAGGGCCCGGCGGTCACACCCGGTGTGCCGTCGTGCGGGGAGTACTCGAGGATCGGCGGCACCTTGGAAGGGGCTTCCTCCAACACCTCCTGCGGTGACGGCACCCCGCCCGAATCCGCCGGTGCGTGGACGGCCAAGTCCGCCACCGTGTTCGGCCGCACCGTCGAGCTGCGCTACAACGGCACGACCGCCTGTGCCTGGGGCCGTATCGTCGGCGGCACGATCGGTGACGAGATCTGGGTCGACCGCAGCAACGACGGCGGGAAGACCTGGGACCCGATGCTCGGCTACACGACCGTCACCTCGGGCGGCGACGCGTACACCACCCAGTGGAACGACAACGGCGTCGTGATGCGTGCCTGTGGGACCAACGGCAAGGGCGGCTCCATCGTCTGCACGGGCTGGTACTGA
- a CDS encoding GtrA family protein: protein METVQSGQRTASGAFASFTRFVLCGGGVGVASSFAVAALASWTPWALANALTTAVSTLLATELHARFTFGVGGHATGRQHAQSAGSAAAAYAMTCVAMVVLRQLVETPGAVLEQVVYLSATGLAGVARFAVLRLVVFARNRSEVAAAASDGWRGADVDADAVGGARPVRPAANHGAAPTDLATLCRAA from the coding sequence GTGGAAACAGTGCAGAGCGGGCAGCGGACGGCGTCCGGCGCCTTCGCCTCTTTCACCCGCTTCGTGCTCTGCGGCGGGGGAGTGGGGGTCGCCTCGAGCTTCGCAGTGGCGGCGCTCGCCTCCTGGACGCCCTGGGCCCTGGCCAACGCCCTGACCACCGCGGTCTCCACGCTCCTGGCCACCGAGTTGCACGCCCGCTTCACCTTCGGCGTGGGCGGACACGCTACAGGGCGGCAGCATGCGCAGTCGGCCGGGTCCGCGGCGGCCGCCTACGCGATGACCTGTGTGGCGATGGTCGTTCTGCGGCAGCTGGTGGAGACACCCGGTGCGGTGCTCGAACAGGTCGTGTACCTGTCCGCCACGGGTCTTGCCGGTGTCGCGCGGTTCGCGGTGCTCCGCCTCGTGGTCTTCGCCCGCAACCGTTCGGAGGTCGCGGCCGCCGCGAGCGACGGCTGGCGGGGCGCCGACGTCGACGCCGATGCCGTCGGCGGGGCCCGTCCCGTGCGCCCGGCAGCGAACCACGGCGCGGCCCCGACCGACCTGGCGACGCTCTGCCGAGCAGCCTGA
- a CDS encoding DUF2975 domain-containing protein produces MGKLTVRALRAVLVVVLTGTVFVQASMVWALATDPEDGSLPLTPLRVLTIVGMASVQVALVCVWRLVTMVRRGTVFSHSAFRYVDGVIGAIVAAALVWFAVTAVNAPGQRDDPGVTVIMGGVGVAILGIALIVLVLRMLLVQAVARDVEAVRMQAELDEVI; encoded by the coding sequence GTGGGGAAACTGACAGTGCGTGCGCTGCGCGCCGTGCTCGTGGTGGTGCTCACCGGCACCGTGTTCGTCCAGGCGTCAATGGTGTGGGCACTGGCCACCGACCCGGAGGACGGATCCCTCCCGCTGACCCCGCTGCGCGTGCTCACGATTGTGGGCATGGCGTCGGTCCAGGTCGCCCTGGTCTGCGTATGGCGGCTGGTGACGATGGTGCGCCGCGGAACCGTGTTCTCCCACTCCGCCTTCCGGTACGTGGACGGAGTGATCGGCGCGATCGTGGCGGCCGCCCTCGTGTGGTTCGCGGTGACGGCCGTGAATGCGCCCGGCCAGCGTGACGACCCTGGCGTCACCGTCATCATGGGCGGGGTCGGCGTGGCCATCCTCGGGATCGCGCTCATCGTGCTCGTCCTGCGGATGCTGCTCGTCCAGGCCGTCGCGCGCGATGTCGAAGCGGTGCGGATGCAGGCCGAGTTGGACGAGGTGATCTGA
- a CDS encoding aldo/keto reductase: MRKRSLRDLQVSAVGLGCMGMSAFYGSTDRAEGIATIRRGLEIGVNFLDTAQMYGPLTNESLVGEAVRGHRDEYVIATKFNYRMDNAVPGDISTVGPQDGSAEHVRSSVHGSLERLGTDHIDLYYQHRVDPNVPIEETVGALAELVAEGKVRHIGLSEASAETIRRAHAVHPVTAVQSEYSLWSRDVEAEVLPACRELGIGFVPYSPLGRGFLAGRFASLDELDANDWRRENPRFQEANLKANLRLAEKVKEIAAEKEVTPAQLAIAWVLAQGEDLVPIPGTKRRTYLEQNAAATAIALSEEDLARIDAELPEAAGQRYDEAGMRSVNR; this comes from the coding sequence ATGCGGAAGCGCAGTCTGCGGGACCTCCAGGTATCGGCCGTCGGCCTGGGGTGCATGGGCATGTCCGCCTTCTATGGATCCACCGATCGGGCCGAGGGGATCGCGACCATCCGGCGCGGCCTGGAAATCGGCGTGAACTTCCTCGACACCGCGCAGATGTACGGGCCGCTCACCAACGAGTCACTTGTCGGCGAGGCGGTCCGAGGGCATCGCGACGAGTACGTGATCGCGACGAAATTCAACTACCGGATGGACAACGCGGTACCCGGCGACATCAGCACGGTCGGCCCGCAGGACGGTTCGGCCGAGCACGTCCGCAGTTCGGTCCACGGTTCCCTGGAGCGACTGGGCACCGACCACATCGACCTCTACTACCAGCACCGGGTCGACCCGAACGTCCCCATCGAGGAGACGGTCGGCGCGCTGGCCGAACTGGTCGCCGAGGGCAAGGTGCGCCACATCGGCCTGAGTGAGGCGAGCGCGGAGACCATTCGGCGGGCCCACGCCGTGCACCCCGTCACCGCGGTGCAGAGCGAGTACTCGCTGTGGTCACGGGACGTGGAGGCCGAGGTGCTGCCCGCCTGCCGCGAGTTGGGCATCGGCTTCGTTCCGTACTCGCCGCTCGGCCGTGGATTCCTCGCCGGGCGGTTCGCCTCACTGGACGAGCTGGACGCGAACGACTGGCGCCGCGAGAATCCGCGCTTCCAGGAGGCCAACCTGAAGGCGAACCTGCGGCTTGCGGAGAAGGTCAAGGAGATCGCCGCCGAGAAGGAGGTGACTCCGGCCCAGCTGGCCATCGCCTGGGTGCTGGCGCAGGGCGAGGACCTGGTGCCTATTCCGGGCACCAAGCGCCGCACCTACCTGGAACAGAACGCCGCCGCGACGGCCATCGCGCTGAGTGAGGAGGACCTGGCCCGCATCGACGCGGAGCTGCCCGAGGCCGCGGGTCAGCGGTACGACGAGGCGGGGATGCGAAGCGTCAATCGCTAG